The following proteins are co-located in the Tenrec ecaudatus isolate mTenEca1 chromosome 11, mTenEca1.hap1, whole genome shotgun sequence genome:
- the CCDC169 gene encoding coiled-coil domain-containing protein 169 produces MGEGASESFEGMSVDRLKLELLEEIHRRDVVQLSMLETKHKITELEAGLHASSQGGEWKSRYETQVELNSLLQKQIMSLEEKMEAVQGDPSDRLASIRVYERMPVEALHTVLKQLEKEKRSLENLVKDSALRLEQEAQAYHRTNSERRSYLAEMAQITLPHPLSKRQSTDQLPRVKETLRKTEKSYPANQKGCSATRGPMKKIPRTSHLPRLSP; encoded by the exons ATGGGGGAAGGAGCAAGTGAGAGCTTCGAGGGCATGAGCGTGGATCGCCTCAaattggagctgctggaggaaatccacaggag GGATGTAGTACAACTCTCCATGCTTGAAACAAAGCACAAGATAACAGAACTGGAAGCCGGACTCCATGCCAGCAGTCAAG GTGGGGAGTGGAAGTCGCGATACGAGACCCAAGTGGAACTGAACAGCCTGCTCCAGAAGCAGATTATGTCcctggaagagaagatggaggcaGTCCAGGGAGACCCTTCAG ATCGACTGGCTTCCATTCGAGTCTACGAACGAATGCCTGTG gaggccttGCACACGGTCCTGAAACAGCTGGAGAAGGAGAAGCGGAGTCTAGAGAATCTAGTGAAAGACTCCGCCCTCAGACTGGAGCAGGAGGCCCAG GCTTACCACAGGACCAACAGCGAGCGCCGCTCGTACCTGGCGGAGATGGCCCAG ATAACTCTCCCCCACCCACTTTCCAAGAGACAATCCACCGACCAGCTGCCCAGGGTGAAAGAGACTCTCCGGAAAAC GGAGAAGTCATACCCAGCCAACCAGAAGGGCTGCAGTGCCACCAGGGGGCCCATGAAGAAGATCCCGAGGACAAGCCACCTCCCCAGGCTGAGCCCCTGA